A region of Staphylococcus sp. IVB6181 DNA encodes the following proteins:
- the argH gene encoding argininosuccinate lyase — MSNKAWGGRFQSEPEEWVDAFNASIHFDHLLIDEDIQGSIAHATMLAKQGILTSKESDTIIKGLQDIQQDYHDGKVKFTEALEDIHLNIEHELIERIGPVGGKLHTGRSRNDQVATDMHLYTKKAVKEIIALIHSLQETIVHLADKHVDTIMPGYTHLQRAQPISFAHHVMTYFWMLERDKNRFEDALKRIDINPLGAAALSGTTHAIDRKKIQELLDFASLYENSLDAVSDRDYIVETLNAISLVMIHLSRFSEEIIFWSTDEAKFITLSDSFSTGSSIMPQKKNPDMAELIRGKTGRTTGHLVSMLMTLKGLPLAYNKDMQEDKEGLFDAVHTVTGSLRIFEGMLASMTVNTDRLNETVHNDFSNATELADYLVEKDVPFREAHAIVGQIVYWCIQHDCYLLDVPLEQYQSFSSKIDDTIYSYLKPENCLKRRKSYGSTGQDAVRHQIEVAKALL, encoded by the coding sequence ATGAGCAATAAAGCCTGGGGCGGTCGTTTCCAATCGGAACCAGAAGAATGGGTAGATGCGTTTAACGCATCTATTCATTTCGACCATCTATTAATAGATGAAGATATTCAAGGAAGTATTGCACATGCGACAATGCTTGCTAAACAAGGTATCCTCACTTCCAAAGAAAGCGACACCATTATTAAGGGACTCCAGGACATCCAACAAGATTACCATGATGGTAAAGTTAAATTTACAGAAGCATTAGAAGATATTCATTTAAATATCGAACATGAATTAATCGAACGTATCGGCCCTGTCGGCGGTAAACTGCATACAGGTCGCAGCCGTAATGACCAAGTTGCGACAGATATGCACCTTTATACGAAGAAAGCCGTAAAAGAAATCATCGCATTAATTCATTCACTTCAAGAAACAATTGTACATTTGGCAGATAAACATGTAGATACGATTATGCCCGGCTATACGCATTTACAGCGTGCACAGCCGATTTCATTCGCACATCACGTCATGACTTACTTCTGGATGTTAGAACGTGATAAAAATCGTTTTGAAGATGCATTAAAACGTATTGATATCAATCCATTAGGTGCTGCAGCACTCAGCGGGACAACACATGCGATTGATCGTAAGAAAATACAAGAATTATTAGACTTTGCATCGCTGTATGAAAACAGTTTAGATGCAGTCAGTGATCGTGATTATATCGTAGAAACTTTAAATGCCATTTCACTCGTAATGATTCATTTATCACGTTTCTCTGAAGAAATTATTTTCTGGTCAACTGATGAAGCTAAATTCATCACCTTATCCGATTCATTTTCAACAGGCTCATCAATTATGCCGCAGAAAAAGAACCCGGATATGGCAGAACTTATCAGAGGCAAAACAGGCCGTACAACAGGTCATCTTGTCAGTATGTTAATGACATTAAAAGGCTTGCCTCTAGCTTATAACAAAGACATGCAAGAAGATAAAGAAGGCTTATTCGATGCAGTCCATACTGTTACAGGTTCACTGCGCATCTTTGAAGGCATGTTAGCGAGCATGACTGTTAATACAGATCGTTTAAACGAAACAGTTCATAACGACTTCTCAAATGCGACAGAACTTGCGGACTATCTCGTTGAAAAAGACGTACCTTTCAGAGAGGCACATGCAATCGTAGGACAAATCGTATATTGGTGTATCCAGCACGATTGCTACTTACTTGATGTACCTCTTGAACAATATCAATCATTCTCATCCAAAATCGATGACACGATTTATAGTTACCTCAAACCAGAAAACTGCTTAAAACGCAGAAAAAGTTATGGTTCTACAGGACAAGATGCAGTACGTCATCAAATCGAAGTCGCAAAAGCATTACTCTAA
- a CDS encoding argininosuccinate synthase codes for MKDKIVLAYSGGLDTSVAVKWLIDKGYDVVACCLDVGEGKDLDVVYQKALDMGAVECYIIDATKEFSDEYVAYAIKGNLMYENTYPVVSALSRPLISKKLVEIAEKTNAVGIAHGCTGKGNDQVRFEVAIKALNPELKVFAPVRSWGWSREEEIDYAIKNNIPVPINHDSPYSIDQNLWGRANECGILEDPYAAPPKDAFDLTREIEDTPDTPDEIVLKFEKGIPVEINGKAYPLDDLILYLNDLAGKHGIGRIDHVENRLVGIKSREVYETPGAEVILKAHKALETITLTKDVAHFKPVIEKQFAEQTYNGLWFSPLTDSLKVFIDSTQAHVTGEVRVKLFKGNAVVNGRKSPYSLYNEKLATYTKEDAFNQEAAVGFIEIYGLPTEVNSMLHGGYSNEQ; via the coding sequence ATGAAGGATAAAATCGTATTAGCCTATTCAGGCGGATTAGATACAAGTGTGGCAGTTAAGTGGCTGATCGATAAAGGTTACGATGTTGTTGCTTGCTGTTTAGATGTAGGAGAAGGAAAAGATTTAGATGTTGTTTATCAAAAAGCATTAGATATGGGCGCAGTTGAATGCTATATCATTGATGCTACTAAAGAATTCAGCGACGAGTATGTAGCTTATGCTATTAAAGGTAATTTAATGTATGAAAATACTTATCCAGTCGTTTCAGCATTATCTCGTCCATTAATCTCTAAAAAATTAGTCGAAATCGCAGAAAAAACAAATGCAGTTGGTATTGCACATGGCTGTACTGGTAAAGGTAACGACCAAGTACGTTTTGAAGTAGCCATCAAAGCGTTGAACCCAGAATTGAAAGTATTTGCACCGGTACGTTCATGGGGTTGGAGTCGTGAAGAAGAAATCGATTATGCAATTAAAAATAATATTCCGGTACCTATCAACCATGACTCGCCTTATTCTATCGACCAAAACTTATGGGGCCGCGCAAACGAATGCGGTATTTTAGAAGATCCGTATGCAGCGCCGCCGAAAGATGCATTTGATTTAACACGCGAAATTGAAGATACACCCGATACACCTGATGAAATCGTTTTGAAGTTTGAAAAAGGTATTCCAGTAGAAATCAATGGCAAAGCGTATCCATTAGATGATTTGATTTTGTATTTAAATGATTTAGCCGGCAAACATGGTATCGGACGTATCGACCATGTTGAAAACAGATTAGTCGGAATTAAATCTCGTGAAGTTTATGAAACACCTGGCGCTGAAGTGATTCTTAAAGCACATAAAGCTTTAGAAACCATCACTTTGACTAAAGATGTTGCACACTTTAAACCAGTTATCGAAAAACAATTTGCAGAACAAACATACAATGGTTTATGGTTCTCACCTTTAACTGACTCATTAAAAGTCTTTATCGATTCTACACAAGCACATGTCACTGGGGAAGTACGTGTGAAATTGTTCAAAGGCAATGCAGTCGTTAACGGAAGAAAATCACCTTACTCTTTATATAATGAAAAACTTGCGACTTATACAAAAGAAGATGCATTCAATCAAGAAGCAGCAGTAGGATTCATTGAAATCTACGGCTTGCCTACTGAAGTCAATTCTATGTTGCATGGGGGTTATTCTAATGAGCAATAA
- a CDS encoding type I toxin-antitoxin system Fst family toxin has protein sequence MVILFVSIIAPIISGCVVAIFTFWLSNRNK, from the coding sequence ATGGTAATACTCTTTGTCAGTATTATAGCCCCTATTATATCAGGGTGCGTTGTTGCGATTTTCACATTTTGGCTAAGTAACCGCAACAAATAA
- a CDS encoding Glu/Leu/Phe/Val dehydrogenase, translated as MTENNNLVTSTQQIIKEALHKLGFDDGMYDLVKEPLRFLEVRIPVRMDDGTVKTFTGYRAQHNDAVGPTKGGVRFHPNVNVDEVKALSMWMTMKCGIVDLPYGGGKGGIICDPRQMSIHEVERLSRGYVRAISQIVGPSKDIPAPDVMTNSQIMAWMMDEYSALDKFNSPGFITGKPIVLGGSEGRDRSTALGVVIAIEQAAKLKDLDLNGARIVIQGFGNAGSFLAKFLFDKGAKIVGISDAYGALSDPEGLDIDYLLDRRDSFGTVTNLFEETISNKELFELDCDILIPAAIENQITKDNAPNIKADILVEAANGPTTLEATRILHERGVLLVPDVLASAGGVTVSYFEWVQNNQGYYWSEEEVNKKMRDKLVTAFNDIYELAQNRKIDMRLAAYIVGIKRTAEAARYRGWA; from the coding sequence ATGACTGAGAACAATAATTTAGTGACATCGACACAACAAATTATTAAAGAAGCATTGCATAAATTAGGTTTTGATGACGGCATGTACGATCTTGTGAAAGAACCATTACGATTTTTAGAAGTTCGTATTCCAGTAAGAATGGACGACGGTACGGTTAAAACATTCACTGGTTACCGTGCGCAACATAATGATGCAGTTGGACCTACTAAAGGCGGAGTACGTTTCCACCCGAATGTCAATGTAGATGAAGTTAAAGCATTATCAATGTGGATGACAATGAAATGCGGTATCGTTGACTTACCATACGGTGGCGGTAAAGGCGGTATCATCTGTGACCCGCGTCAAATGAGCATTCATGAAGTTGAACGTTTATCACGTGGTTATGTTCGTGCAATTTCACAAATTGTTGGGCCTTCTAAAGATATTCCGGCACCAGACGTTATGACGAACTCACAAATCATGGCTTGGATGATGGATGAGTACAGTGCATTAGATAAATTCAACTCTCCTGGATTTATCACTGGTAAACCAATTGTGCTTGGTGGTTCAGAAGGACGCGACCGTTCAACAGCACTTGGTGTTGTAATTGCGATTGAACAAGCTGCGAAACTTAAAGATCTTGACCTTAACGGTGCAAGAATTGTAATTCAAGGTTTCGGTAACGCAGGAAGTTTCTTAGCGAAATTCTTATTTGATAAAGGTGCTAAAATCGTTGGTATCTCTGACGCATACGGTGCATTATCTGACCCAGAAGGTTTAGATATTGATTACCTATTAGATCGCAGAGACAGCTTCGGTACAGTTACAAACTTATTCGAAGAAACAATCTCTAACAAAGAATTATTCGAATTAGATTGTGATATCTTAATCCCAGCTGCAATCGAAAACCAAATCACTAAAGATAACGCACCAAACATTAAAGCGGATATCTTAGTAGAAGCAGCAAACGGACCTACAACACTTGAAGCAACACGCATTTTACACGAGCGCGGCGTATTATTAGTACCAGACGTACTTGCAAGTGCCGGCGGTGTAACAGTATCTTACTTCGAGTGGGTACAAAACAACCAAGGTTACTATTGGTCAGAAGAAGAAGTAAACAAAAAAATGCGCGACAAATTAGTCACAGCATTTAACGATATTTATGAATTAGCACAAAACCGTAAAATCGATATGCGTTTAGCTGCATACATCGTAGGTATCAAACGTACAGCAGAAGCTGCACGCTACCGCGGTTGGGCATAG